In one Leptospira fletcheri genomic region, the following are encoded:
- the dnaE gene encoding DNA polymerase III subunit alpha, producing the protein MEDFAHLHLHTTYSMLDGAIRIKELMKHVKELGMSSVAMTDHGNMFGAIEFYNEATKNGVKPIIGCEFYVSPNRKAEVEEVRIADGNAYHLILLAKNEIGYKNLIKLASKSYTEGFYKKARIDYDLLDRHSEGLVCLTACLAGEVNRKILEGKIPESLQLAGKLNEIFKKEDFYLEIQNHGIPEQEIVAKGAYDFSQRTGIKLVVTNDSHFLRKDDKEAQDILLRIGMRKTIEDEMEFGFNQHFYVKSPAEMKQLFPELPQAYYSTLEIRDKIDLKLKFGNYLLPEFPVPESYDEYSFMEKLVWDGIRERYSEVSPEIRERTNFELETIKNMRFAGYFLIVQDYINFAKRSGIPVGPGRGSAAGSIVAYALGITNVEPLRFNLLFERFLNPDRKDMPDIDTDFCVERREEVINYIRHKYGEDRVGQIITFGSLAAKAALKDVGRVMNLPFDEANRLTSYCPSKPGITLDEAIEISSDLKQASQKDELHKKIFSIAKRLEGNYRQPGRHAAGVVISPYPLDEVVPLSTVAEKERPGVRSIVTQYEKNNLEAVGLIKMDILGLKNLTTLNYAVRLVKERRGIELELDKIPLDNTNTYALLRKANTLGIFQLESTGITDLVARSQVSNFDEIVALIALYRPGPMESGMLEEYLERKSGRKPVSYPHESCESILKETFGLTVYQEQVMSISRIVGGFTMGESDMLRKAMAKKKKELMDPLRVKFVEGAQAKGHGKKFSEDLFDQLEKFGGYGFNKSHSVAYALVTYQTAYMKANFPTEYMAALLAGDHSKTTDIVKYINNAREMGIRVLTPDLNESDVSFSVIDEHTIRFGISAMKGVGEGAAQNIIQVRKQIGGFRDVKDFILGVDTRILNKKILEALVQGGAMDSFGYSRKCLFESMDSLVSFAQKEQERSAEGQFSLFGESTLSYELKLPKEAEEWESEEKLRREKFVTGLFLSGHPLDKYEGHLRSLNSIPIEKMDDTRAGAKVEIAGILTSLKIKFTKKKEEFVNFKLEDRTGEIECVAFPKVYQKFKDLIREDEAVFIKGDLDRIEAGESELRGQIKVNSFEILNQATIEDKMEKALHIRLEDRHRKMPDIIGQLHTLLAAYQGSSHVYFHLVSGSEEKKVIRAHDHYSVHPNDELMNRLVSLLGNETVYYSFGENIRAFSPKESVVTKK; encoded by the coding sequence ATGGAAGACTTCGCCCACCTCCACTTACACACGACCTATTCCATGCTCGACGGAGCGATCCGGATCAAAGAGCTAATGAAACACGTGAAAGAGCTCGGAATGAGTTCCGTCGCCATGACGGATCACGGAAACATGTTCGGAGCGATAGAATTCTACAATGAGGCGACAAAGAACGGAGTAAAACCGATCATCGGATGCGAATTTTATGTTTCTCCGAACCGCAAAGCGGAAGTGGAGGAAGTACGAATCGCCGACGGAAACGCCTATCATTTGATTCTTCTAGCCAAGAACGAAATAGGTTATAAAAACTTAATCAAGCTCGCAAGCAAATCGTATACGGAAGGCTTTTATAAAAAAGCCAGGATCGATTACGATCTCCTGGACAGACATAGCGAGGGATTGGTATGTCTGACCGCCTGCCTTGCAGGCGAAGTGAATCGAAAAATTCTGGAAGGAAAAATTCCCGAGTCCCTCCAATTAGCGGGAAAGCTGAATGAAATCTTCAAAAAGGAAGATTTTTATCTGGAGATCCAGAATCACGGAATTCCGGAGCAGGAAATCGTCGCCAAAGGCGCGTATGATTTTTCCCAAAGAACCGGCATTAAACTAGTCGTAACCAACGACTCGCATTTCCTTCGTAAGGACGATAAGGAAGCTCAAGATATTTTGCTTAGGATCGGAATGCGCAAAACGATCGAAGACGAAATGGAGTTCGGATTCAACCAACACTTTTACGTTAAGAGTCCTGCCGAGATGAAGCAACTCTTTCCCGAACTTCCGCAGGCGTACTATTCCACTCTCGAAATCCGGGATAAGATAGACCTTAAACTCAAATTCGGGAACTATCTTTTGCCCGAATTCCCCGTTCCGGAAAGTTACGACGAATATTCGTTCATGGAAAAACTAGTATGGGACGGAATCCGCGAACGCTATTCCGAAGTTAGCCCAGAAATCCGAGAAAGAACGAATTTCGAGCTCGAAACGATCAAGAACATGCGCTTTGCCGGCTACTTTTTGATCGTCCAGGATTATATCAACTTCGCAAAAAGAAGCGGAATTCCTGTCGGACCGGGACGAGGTTCCGCGGCAGGTTCCATCGTAGCTTACGCGTTGGGGATCACGAATGTGGAACCTCTTAGATTCAATCTTCTCTTCGAGAGATTTCTCAATCCTGACAGAAAGGATATGCCGGATATCGACACCGACTTCTGTGTGGAAAGACGGGAAGAAGTGATCAATTATATCCGGCACAAGTACGGAGAAGACAGAGTCGGACAGATTATTACGTTCGGATCCTTGGCTGCGAAAGCGGCCTTAAAAGACGTGGGAAGAGTAATGAACCTTCCTTTCGACGAAGCCAACCGCTTGACCAGTTATTGTCCGTCCAAGCCCGGGATCACGTTGGACGAAGCGATAGAGATTTCTTCGGATCTCAAACAGGCCAGCCAAAAAGACGAGCTGCACAAAAAGATTTTTTCCATCGCAAAACGACTGGAAGGAAATTACCGACAACCGGGAAGGCACGCGGCAGGAGTCGTAATTTCTCCCTATCCTTTGGATGAAGTAGTTCCGCTCTCTACCGTTGCCGAAAAAGAAAGACCCGGAGTCCGTTCGATCGTCACCCAGTACGAAAAGAACAACCTCGAAGCTGTCGGCCTGATCAAGATGGATATTCTGGGCCTAAAGAACTTAACCACGCTGAATTATGCGGTTCGATTGGTTAAGGAAAGAAGAGGGATAGAACTCGAGCTGGATAAGATTCCTCTAGATAACACCAATACGTATGCGTTACTCAGAAAGGCCAACACGTTAGGCATCTTTCAGTTGGAATCCACCGGTATCACGGATCTAGTAGCCAGAAGCCAGGTTTCCAATTTCGACGAAATCGTAGCTTTAATCGCGCTCTACCGTCCCGGTCCGATGGAGTCCGGGATGTTGGAGGAATACTTAGAAAGAAAAAGCGGCAGAAAACCGGTTTCTTATCCGCACGAATCCTGCGAATCCATTTTGAAGGAAACGTTCGGATTAACCGTTTACCAAGAGCAAGTGATGAGTATTTCCCGCATCGTCGGCGGTTTTACCATGGGCGAGTCGGACATGTTACGCAAGGCCATGGCGAAGAAAAAGAAAGAACTCATGGACCCGTTGCGCGTTAAGTTCGTCGAAGGCGCCCAAGCAAAAGGACACGGCAAAAAATTCTCCGAAGACCTATTCGACCAATTGGAGAAATTCGGAGGATACGGATTCAACAAATCCCACTCCGTCGCCTACGCTCTAGTCACATACCAGACCGCCTACATGAAGGCGAATTTTCCTACGGAATATATGGCCGCTTTGCTCGCGGGAGATCATTCCAAGACCACCGATATCGTAAAATACATCAATAACGCCCGAGAGATGGGGATCCGAGTTTTGACTCCGGATTTAAATGAGTCAGACGTATCTTTTTCCGTAATCGACGAACATACGATCCGTTTCGGAATTTCGGCGATGAAAGGTGTAGGAGAAGGCGCCGCCCAGAATATCATCCAAGTTCGCAAGCAGATCGGAGGGTTCAGGGACGTTAAGGATTTCATACTAGGCGTAGATACACGTATCCTGAATAAGAAAATATTGGAAGCGCTAGTCCAAGGTGGCGCCATGGATTCCTTCGGCTACAGCAGAAAATGCCTCTTCGAATCCATGGACAGCCTGGTTTCCTTCGCGCAAAAAGAACAGGAACGTTCCGCAGAAGGGCAGTTTTCTCTTTTCGGGGAATCCACTTTATCCTATGAACTCAAGTTACCCAAGGAAGCGGAGGAATGGGAGTCGGAAGAAAAATTGCGCCGCGAGAAATTCGTCACAGGACTGTTTCTCTCCGGCCACCCTCTCGACAAGTACGAAGGACACTTGAGGAGCTTGAACAGCATTCCGATCGAAAAGATGGATGATACCAGAGCCGGAGCAAAGGTGGAAATCGCGGGAATTCTGACGTCTTTGAAGATCAAGTTCACCAAAAAGAAAGAAGAATTCGTGAACTTTAAACTGGAAGACCGGACAGGAGAGATAGAGTGCGTCGCCTTTCCGAAGGTGTACCAGAAGTTTAAGGACTTGATCCGGGAAGACGAGGCCGTTTTCATCAAAGGAGACCTGGACCGGATCGAAGCCGGAGAATCGGAGTTACGCGGCCAGATCAAGGTAAATAGTTTTGAAATCCTGAACCAAGCCACTATCGAAGACAAGATGGAGAAAGCCCTTCATATCCGTTTGGAAGACAGGCATAGAAAAATGCCCGATATCATAGGACAATTGCACACTCTTTTGGCCGCATACCAAGGGAGCTCGCACGTCTACTTTCATTTGGTATCCGGAAGCGAGGAAAAAAAAGTGATCCGGGCTCACGATCATTATTCCGTGCATCCGAACGATGAACTGATGAATCGGCTTGTGAGTCTTTTAGGAAACGAAACCGTGTACTATAGTTTCGGAGAAAACATTCGCGCATTTTCTCCCAAAGAATCCGTCGTAACTAAGAAGTGA
- a CDS encoding GNAT family N-acetyltransferase: MSKLEITLRIASRSDLEELIELFDLYRKHYGLKSDDAATKRFLEDRLLHKDSILIVAEDTDTILGFAQLYPTYSSLFLKKDYILNDLYVREGARKKGVGKKLLEEAGAVVRKFGGKGMSLETLPDNRAARKLFESFGFRIHEEFLHYYWSVPSEK, translated from the coding sequence ATGTCAAAGCTGGAAATTACTCTGAGGATTGCGAGTCGTTCGGATTTGGAGGAACTGATCGAACTGTTCGATCTATACAGAAAGCATTACGGTCTAAAATCCGATGACGCGGCTACGAAGAGATTTTTGGAGGATCGTCTTCTTCATAAGGATTCCATATTGATCGTTGCCGAGGACACGGACACGATTCTAGGCTTCGCCCAACTTTATCCCACGTATTCTTCGCTATTCCTCAAAAAGGATTACATATTGAACGATCTATATGTTCGCGAAGGGGCAAGAAAGAAAGGTGTGGGAAAAAAGTTGCTGGAAGAAGCCGGAGCCGTGGTTCGAAAATTCGGAGGAAAGGGCATGAGCCTGGAGACCCTACCCGATAATCGTGCAGCGAGAAAGCTGTTCGAAAGTTTCGGGTTTCGTATCCATGAGGAATTTTTGCACTATTACTGGTCCGTGCCATCGGAGAAATAA